The proteins below are encoded in one region of Homo sapiens chromosome 8, GRCh38.p14 Primary Assembly:
- the POTEA gene encoding POTE ankyrin domain family member A isoform X1 has product MVAEVSPKLAASPMKKPFGFRGKMGKWCCCCFPCCRGSGKNNMGAWRDHDDSAFTEPRYHVRREDLGKLHRAAWWGEVPRADLIVMLRGPGINKRDKKKRTALHLACANGNSEVVSLLLDRQCQLHVFDSKKRTALIKAVQCQEDECALMLLQHGTDPNLPDMYGNTALHYAVYNEDKLMAKTLLLYGADIESKNKGGLTPLLLAVHGQKQRMVKFLIKKKANLNALDRFGRTALILAVRCGSASIVSLLLQQNIDVFSQDVFGQTAEDYAVSSHHSIICQLLSDYKENQMPNNSSGNSNPESDSRTRHK; this is encoded by the exons ATGGTGGCTGAGGTTTCTCCAAAGCTGGCTGCCTCCCCTATGAAGAAGCCCTTTGGCTTCAGGGGCAAGATGGGCAagtggtgctgctgctgcttccccTGCTGCAGGGGAAGCGGCAAGAACAACATGGGTGCTTGGAGAGACCACGACGACAGCGCCTTCACGGAGCCAAGGTATCACGTCCGTCGAGAAGATCTGGGCAAGCTCCACAGAGCTGCCTGGTGGGGTGAAGTCCCCAGAGCGGATCTCATCGTCATGCTCAGGGGCCCTGGCATTAACAAAAGGGACAAGAAGAAGAG GACTGCTCTACACTTGGCCTGTGCCAATGGCAATTCAGAAGTAGTAAGTCTTCTGCTGGACAGACAATGTCAACTTCATGTCTTTGACAGCAAAAAGAGGACAGCTCTGATAAAG GCCGTACAATGCCAGGAGGATGAATGTGCGTTAATGTTGCTACAACATGGCACTGATCCAAATCTTCCAGATATGTATGGGAATACTGCTCTACACTATGCAGTCTACAATGAAGATAAATTAATGGCCAAAACACTGCTTTTATACGGTGCTGACATTGAATCAAAAAACAAG GGTGGCCTCACACCACTTTTGCTTGCTGTACATGGACAAAAACAGCGAATGGTGAaatttttaatcaagaaaaaagcTAATTTAAATGCACTTGATAGGTTTGGAAG AACTGCCCTCATACTTGCTGTACGTTGTGGATCAGCAAGTATAGTTAGTCTTCTACTTCAGCAAAATATTGATGTATTTTCTCAAGATGTATTTGGACAAACTGCTGAAGATTATGCAGTTTCTAGTCATCATAGTAT aaTTTGCCAATTACTTTCTGACTACAAAGAAAACCAGATGCCAAACAACTCTTCTGGAAATAGCAATCCAG